In one uncultured Methanoregula sp. genomic region, the following are encoded:
- a CDS encoding 4a-hydroxytetrahydrobiopterin dehydratase, whose translation MELGQQKCTTYKPGSPPLTRKDTIELLGQVPGWALSNGRITRKFELPDVAACIAFFTEVATLSTQEGHYPDICMKESRYVEISYYTYPAGGLTLNDFIMACKLNDMGKTQ comes from the coding sequence ATGGAACTCGGACAACAGAAGTGCACCACTTATAAACCCGGATCCCCCCCCCTGACCCGCAAGGACACCATTGAGCTCCTTGGCCAGGTTCCCGGCTGGGCACTCAGTAACGGGCGCATTACGCGGAAGTTTGAGTTACCGGATGTTGCAGCATGCATTGCTTTTTTTACGGAGGTTGCCACCCTCTCTACGCAGGAGGGGCACTACCCGGATATCTGCATGAAAGAGTCCCGGTACGTGGAGATCTCGTACTATACTTATCCTGCCGGCGGGCTGACCCTTAATGATTTTATCATGGCATGCAAACTCAACGACATGGGAAAGACACAATAA